From one Coffea eugenioides isolate CCC68of chromosome 11, Ceug_1.0, whole genome shotgun sequence genomic stretch:
- the LOC113752415 gene encoding receptor-like protein EIX2, with protein sequence MGHHLLCTFSSLLLLFLFSSLPVTSQFLFGGSKQAHNYSNVSCIENERQALLLFKHGLIDESNRLSSWVGEGCCSWEGISCHKTTGSVLKLDLRYTTADDDDYNTNCLGGQLSPSLVNLTNLQYLDLSSNIFLGVQVPAFFGLLKNLRYLSLSGAGFDGEIPHHLGNLSHLRYLDLGWNGLRTKDLRWVAGLSSLKQLVLSKVNLTAAQDGLQSINMLPSLRTLDLYSCDLFIHPHLSYVNFTSLAFLDLGENNFNNYMVPPWLRNLTGLHGLHLGYNNLSDPIYGLLDQMTSLVHLDLSSNRFDALTLKSLCNASNLTYLDLSYNNLQGSIPSEIGHLSKLTNLLLYNNKLNGTISTNLGQLTKLQAFEVGYNSLTGVLSEDHFAKLRELESLDLARNSLALNVSSSWVPPFQLHEIRMQSIIVGPRFPAWLRTQNEVEILDMSNASISDAIPSWFLSKNKSSLWYLDLSHNFLTGHIRQLVVHELSSLFLNDNRFTGTIPEDLCKLENLSELDLSNNLLSRRVPLCLGNLQDLLFLNLANNNLSGQIPSSLGNLWGLSKLHLNGNKFVGKLPASMQHLSNLEDLDLGDNRLKDVIPAWIGERLSNLRFLRFQSNNFYGPISDTLCQLSHLRVLNLAHNNLSAFIPHCFNNISAMVSAFDFSSSINSQESLQDIKGGREVEYNTWSLELVKSVSLSTNNLVGEIPDEIMELVQLQVLNLSQNHLTGRIPKKIGNLKQLETLDLSMNALSGAIPESLSDLYSLNSLNMSHNKLSGPIPSGNQLQTLTDPSIYEGNSGLCGKPLPNSCWEHKLPTKNGPSDDDEGHSESDWSWFYAGIGPGFAVGLLGVLGILLLKKSWRYVTGRQPVQ encoded by the coding sequence ATGGGGCATCATCTTCTTTGTACTTTTTCATCTTTACTGCTACTCTTCTTATTCAGTTCTCTTCCTGTCACCAGCCAATTCCTGTTTGGCGGCAGCAAACAAGCTCATAATTATTCAAATGTCTCTTGTATTGAGAATGAACGACAAgctcttcttctttttaaaCATGGGTTGATAGATGAATCAAATCGTCTGTCATCTTGGGTTGGAGAAGGATGTTGTTCATGGGAAGGCATTAGTTGCCACAAAACCACCGGTAGTGTTTTGAAACTTGATCTACGCTATACTACGGCGGATGATGATGATTACAACACAAATTGTTTGGGAGGCCAATTAAGTCCATCTTTGgtcaatttgaccaatttgcaATACTTGGACCTGAGCTCGAATATTTTTTTAGGAGTCCAAGTTCCCGCATTCTTTGGATTGTTGAAAAACTTGAGATACCTCAGTCTCTCAGGTGCAGGATTTGATGGTGAAATTCCCCACCATTTAGGAAACCTCTCACATTTACGGTATTTAGATCTTGGGTGGAATGGGTTGAGGACTAAGGATCTCAGGTGGGTTGCTGGGCTCTCTTCTCTAAAACAACTAGTCCTGTCCAAAGTGAACCTTACAGCCGCTCAAGATGGGTTACAGTCAATTAACATGCTTCCTTCACTAAGAACACTAGATTTGTATAGTTGTGATCTTTTCATCCATCCTCATCTTTCATATGTCAATTTCACGTCTCTTGCTTTTCTTGATCTCGGTGAAAATAATTTCAACAACTACATGGTCCCACCTTGGCTCCGTAATCTTACTGGCCTCCATGGTCTTCATCTTGGTTATAATAATCTTTCTGATCCAATTTATGGCCTGCTTGATCAAATGACCTCTCTAGTTCATCTCGATCTATCTTCAAACCGCTTTGATGCTTTAACGTTAAAATCACTTTGTAATGCAAGCAATCTTACTTATTTGGATCTGAGTTACAATAATTTGCAAGGGTCAATACCAAGTGAAATAGGCCATCTTTCAAAACTAACTAATCTATTATTgtataataataaattaaatgGTACCATATCGACCAATCTTGGGCAGCTGACAAAGCTACAAGCATTTGAAGTTGGTTACAATTCATTAACTGGTGTCCTATCTGAAGACCATTTTGCGAAACTTCGAGAGCTAGAGTCACTGGACCTAGCCAGAAACTCACTCGCTCTGAACGTGAGCTCCTCGTGGGTTCCTCCATTTCAACTCCATGAAATCCGGATGCAATCCATCATTGTGGGGCCTAGGTTTCCAGCTTGGCTTCGGACGCAGAATGAAGTTGAGATATTAGACATGTCAAACGCGAGCATTTCAGATGCCATACCCAGCTGGTTTCTCTCTAAAAACAAATCGTCTCTATGGTATTTAGATCTTTCACACAATTTTCTTACTGGACATATTCGGCAGCTGGTTGTACATGAGCTGTCGTCTCTCTTTCTGAATGATAACCGTTTCACAGGTACTATCCCTGAAGACTTGTGCAAGTTGGAAAATTTATCAGAATTGGATCTATCCAACAATCTTCTGTCCAGAAGAGTTCCTCTGTGTCTAGGAAACTTGCAAGACCTGCTGTTCCTAAACTTGGCAAATAACAATCTATCCGGTCAAATTCCGAGTTCACTGGGTAACTTGTGGGGACTTTCTAAGCTGCATTTGAATGGAAATAAATTCGTTGGGAAGCTCCCTGCCTCAATGCAGCATCTCAGCAATTTGGAAGATCTTGATCTCGGTGACAATAGACTGAAGGATGTTATACCAGCTTGGATTGGAGAAAGGTTATCAAATTTAAGATTTCTAAGATTTCAGTCAAATAACTTCTATGGACCTATTTCTGATACACTCTGTCAACTCTCACATCTTCGAGTGCTGAACTTAGCACATAATAACTTGAGTGCATTTATTCCTCACTGCTTTAACAACATTAGTGCCATGGTATCAGCATTTGACTTTAGTTCTAGCATTAATTCACAAGAAAGCCTTCAAGACATTAAGGGAGGAAGAGAAGTTGAGTATAACACATGGAGCCTTGAGCTTGTTAAATCCGTAAGCCTCTCAACAAATAATTTAGTTGGCGAGATCCCTGATGAGATAATGGAGCTGGTTCAATTGCAAGTTTTGAATCTTTCACAAAATCATTTGACTGGAAGGATCCCCAAGAAGATTGGCAACTTGAAGCAACTTGAAACACTTGATCTATCAATGAATGCACTCTCCGGTGCAATCCCCGAAAGCTTATCTGATTTGTACTCATTGAACTCTCTGAATATGTCACACAATAAACTTTCAGGGCCAATACCATCAGGAAATCAGCTGCAAACCTTGACCGATCCATCCATCTATGAAGGAAACAGTGGACTCTGTGGCAAACCGCTCCCAAACAGCTGCTGGGAACACAAATTGCCTACCAAAAATGGGCctagtgatgatgatgaaggcCACAGCGAATCTGATTGGTCTTGGTTTTATGCTGGTATAGGACCGGGTTTTGCTGTCGGGCTCTTGGGAGTTTTGGGAATCCTTCTCCTCAAGAAGTCATGGCGCTATGTGACAGgtcgtcagcctgtgcaataa